The region GTAGCACGCCACCGCCCACCGCGATTTGTTCCAAAATACGTGGCAGAATCACGCGGTCATGCGGGCCAAACAGGCCACGCGGACGCAGGATCACATAGGTGGTTTGCGGATAGCGCGACGTCAGCGTCTGAAGCCGTTCTTCCGCCAGAAATTTGGTCTGCGCATAGTGATTGGCAAAACGCGCCGCGCGGTAGTTTTCATCAATATTCAGGTGGTGCTGGTAATCGAAGTAAATCGCCGGCGTGGAGATGTGCACAAAACGCGGGATACCCAACTGACCGGCGGCGTCGGCCAGTCGTGCCGTCACTTCGGTATTATTCTGATAGAAGTCATCATATTGACCCCACGGCGATGACTTCGCCGCACAATGCCAGACGACATCACAACCCGCCATCAGCGTTCGATACTGCTCTACCGAGGTTTCGACCAAATCGATGCAGGCAAACTGCGCGCCCTGCATGCCAAGCTGCTGTCCCACCGTGCGATCGCGCCCACAGGCCAACACCTGATGCCCAGCCTGAAACAACCATTCCGCCGCGTTACGTCCCAGCCCGCTGGTGGCCCCCGTGACGAAAACCTTCATGGAATCAGTACCATTCCGCCCAGCGTCAACCCGGCAGCCGTACCAACCAGCATCGCAGGCTCACCTTCAGGCAAGCGTTGCGTCACGATGGCATGATGCAACGCCGTCGGAATCGAGGCCGCCACCTGATTACCGTGATAGCGGTAAATATCAATCAGCTTTTCCGTCGGGATCGCCAGCCGCTTGCGCATATGCTCCAGCGACAGATGGCTAGCCTGATGCGGAACCACCGCCGCCATCTGCTCCAGAGAATAACCACTGGCATCCAGCAGCCGTTGCAGATAGCCCTCAATCAAGGCAGAAGCCTGCCTGAATAACCGTTTTCCCTGCATATGGAACAGAAAATCATGCAGTTCCATGCCCGCTCGCGGATTACGCAACGTACCACCTGCGCGGATCTGGCACAGTTCATTGCCTTTCGGGTAGGTTTCCAGCAGACAGGCGGCAATCCCGCTGCGACCGTCACCCCGTTCGACGATGGCACAGGCGGCACCATCACCAAAAATCAACGACGACTCTTCGTCATCCCAGTCAATACCGCGTGAGGCCAGTTCGGTAGAGACAATAGCAATGCGTCTATAAGCACCGGTATTTAACAGTCCAGCCGCCACCTGAAGCGCGGAAATAAAGCTGACGCAGCTGCTGTTAATATCAAAACAGGCCGTCCCTTTCGGCAGGGACGATGCCTTTAATACATGGCTGGCGCTATAAGGCAGCGCCTGAATCGGGATCGCGGAAGCAAACAGCAGCAAATCGATGGACGCGGGGGGAATAACGCCCCGAGTCAGCGCGTCATTTAACGCCGCCACGCCAAGTTCAGCCTGGCTGGCATGATTATCCGCATGGTGACGATAGATAATGCCTGAACGGCTTTCGACATAGCCTGCGGGTTTATTAAGCCGCACATCTAATTCGGCCGAGGTCACCCGCTGCGCAGGAAGCGCGCTGCCGGTAGAAATAATCTTGAGTGGAACCAATCCCTGAGTAAATGCATGACTTTGCGTTTTCAACGTCAATCCTTTCCAGCTTCATTATCGTTTTATCTGTACCTTCAGTGCCATATACCCTAAATAATTCGAGTTGCGTGAAGGCGGCAACCGCGTGAATCCCCAGGAGCTTACACAAGTAAGTGACTGGGGTGAGTAAGGGCGGCCAACGCACAAGCAGCTCGAAGTATGACGGGTATCACGTACAGTATTTATTCATTCTGCTGCTAAGAATAACGAAATCACCACAAATTTAAATCTTTACCTATGAACTCCCACTCTTCCCCACCGCTTTTTTTTCAGTATGCTCTACTTATTCGCTGCGTTATTAAGCTAGAAGTCATACTTATGTCATTGTTTATCAAATCTGTTATCGGTGCGTTGATCGTATTGCTCATCAGCGTACTGGCGAAAAGCCGAAACTATTACATTGCCGGGTTGGTGCCGCTTTTCCCCACGTTCGCGCTGATCGCACATTACATTGTTGGCAGTGAACGCGGGCTGGACGCGCTACGCACCACCATCCTGTTTGGTATCTGGTCCGTCATTCCTTATCTGGCTTATCTCATTTCACTTTATTACTTTACTGCATGGATGAAGTTACCACAGGCGCTGTTCGCGGCAGTCGTGTGCTGGAGTGTATCGGCGGCACTGCTGATCAAAATCTGGACGTGGTATCAGGGGAATTAGTGCCTGACTTCTTACCTTAGGATTGCGCAATGACAAAAATGACATACCCCGGTACATCTTTTCGCCCTGTACTCTCTGCTCAGGAAGCGGATCGCTTCACGCTCCCACACTATTTTACGCGGCGTGGGCACGATGAACATTCTGACACTGATGTTTGGCAACCTACACCGATTGAAGTCAATCCGGCTACGCCGTGGGTTGTCGGGCCACAGGTCGGGGTGGATGGCGCAACACACCGTACAGTGCAACAGGCCATCAACACCGCGCTACGGATGCAGCAGGATCGGCCGTATATTGATATTAAATTACTACCGGGCACCTATACTGGAGCAGTCTACATCCCCGCCGATGCGCCACCGCTCACGCTATTCGGCACAGGGGAGCAGCCAAACGACGTGGTGATTCAACTTGCGCTGGATTCGATGTTTTCACCAGCAACCTACCGAGAAACAGTGAACTCACAGGGTGAGTATCAACCCGGTGACCCAGCCTGGTACATGTACGATCTCTGTGCGTCAAAACAGAACGCAACAATTGATACCATCTGTGCCGCCGTGGTTTGGTCGCAGAGTGACAATTTCCAGATGAAGAACCTGACGGTGGTAAATGCATTGCTGGATTCAGTCGATGGCCGTGCACATCAGGCCGTGGCGCTGCGCACCGATGGCGACAAAATACAGCTTGAAAGGGTTCGCCTGATCGGGCGTCAGGATACGTTTTTCGTCAACACCAGTAACCTCCGCAACGAGTACGTCATAGATCGCTACAGCCGCGCCTACATTAAAGACAGCTACATTGAAGGTGATGTCGATTATGTTTTTGGACGGGCAACCGCAGTATTCGAGCATGTCCACTTTCACACAGTTTCCAGCCGTGGAGCGAAAGATATTCATGTCTTCGCACCTGACAGCATGCCGTGGACGCAGTACGGTTTTCTGGCGGTAAGTTGCCGCTTTACAGGAGACGAAGGCTTCAATGGAGAAAGAAAGGCCAAACTAGGCCGCGCCTGGGATCAAGGAGCAAGGCAGACGGGATACCAGCCCGGCCAGACGGCAAACGGCCAACTAGTCGTTCGCGACAGCACGATTGACGCGAGCTATGACAGAGAACAAC is a window of Pectobacterium punjabense DNA encoding:
- a CDS encoding GlpM family protein — its product is MSLFIKSVIGALIVLLISVLAKSRNYYIAGLVPLFPTFALIAHYIVGSERGLDALRTTILFGIWSVIPYLAYLISLYYFTAWMKLPQALFAAVVCWSVSAALLIKIWTWYQGN
- a CDS encoding NAD-dependent epimerase/dehydratase family protein, translating into MKVFVTGATSGLGRNAAEWLFQAGHQVLACGRDRTVGQQLGMQGAQFACIDLVETSVEQYRTLMAGCDVVWHCAAKSSPWGQYDDFYQNNTEVTARLADAAGQLGIPRFVHISTPAIYFDYQHHLNIDENYRAARFANHYAQTKFLAEERLQTLTSRYPQTTYVILRPRGLFGPHDRVILPRILEQIAVGGGVLRLPRGGEALLDLTFVGNVVEAMALASQRSGLVSGSAYNITNHEPARLADMLEQLLVGQLGMNYHIKAVPYPLLHAVAGGMELFSWFSRKEPLLTRYSAGAVNFDMTLSAEKARQELGYQPRFSLQQGIELTGNWFNTPLAQRSANGHG
- a CDS encoding 3-oxoacyl-[acyl-carrier-protein] synthase III C-terminal domain-containing protein; amino-acid sequence: MKTQSHAFTQGLVPLKIISTGSALPAQRVTSAELDVRLNKPAGYVESRSGIIYRHHADNHASQAELGVAALNDALTRGVIPPASIDLLLFASAIPIQALPYSASHVLKASSLPKGTACFDINSSCVSFISALQVAAGLLNTGAYRRIAIVSTELASRGIDWDDEESSLIFGDGAACAIVERGDGRSGIAACLLETYPKGNELCQIRAGGTLRNPRAGMELHDFLFHMQGKRLFRQASALIEGYLQRLLDASGYSLEQMAAVVPHQASHLSLEHMRKRLAIPTEKLIDIYRYHGNQVAASIPTALHHAIVTQRLPEGEPAMLVGTAAGLTLGGMVLIP
- the pemB gene encoding pectinesterase PemB → MTKMTYPGTSFRPVLSAQEADRFTLPHYFTRRGHDEHSDTDVWQPTPIEVNPATPWVVGPQVGVDGATHRTVQQAINTALRMQQDRPYIDIKLLPGTYTGAVYIPADAPPLTLFGTGEQPNDVVIQLALDSMFSPATYRETVNSQGEYQPGDPAWYMYDLCASKQNATIDTICAAVVWSQSDNFQMKNLTVVNALLDSVDGRAHQAVALRTDGDKIQLERVRLIGRQDTFFVNTSNLRNEYVIDRYSRAYIKDSYIEGDVDYVFGRATAVFEHVHFHTVSSRGAKDIHVFAPDSMPWTQYGFLAVSCRFTGDEGFNGERKAKLGRAWDQGARQTGYQPGQTANGQLVVRDSTIDASYDREQPWGAAATTARPFAGNADSIRNLDDVHFNRLWEYNNTDEV